In the genome of Opitutia bacterium KCR 482, one region contains:
- a CDS encoding prepilin-type N-terminal cleavage/methylation domain-containing protein: MNIYDFTPTSTRRARKAFTLVEILIVIGIIALLMGITTQMLGTVSASQGRARAKTDMAIIAASLEAFAGKYGGFPRLNANGDEKKAAGNLYKCLVGKMILRLDDGQVVMSEVGTNRKPFVDASKLRICDPVDPLLQDVDPEKNGVYFGDPWNEPYLYFFDTTAYVTNEGNTSWRSPGFLLISKGADQKIKEVGNMYTTGIMPDDETYRMPEENLDNIVYGRDD; this comes from the coding sequence ATGAATATCTACGACTTTACCCCCACCTCGACGCGGCGCGCCCGCAAGGCGTTCACGCTCGTCGAAATTCTCATAGTAATAGGCATAATCGCGCTTTTAATGGGCATTACCACCCAAATGTTGGGCACGGTAAGCGCGTCGCAGGGTCGCGCCCGCGCAAAGACCGACATGGCGATAATCGCCGCAAGCCTCGAAGCCTTTGCCGGAAAATACGGCGGCTTTCCCCGCCTCAACGCAAACGGCGACGAAAAGAAAGCCGCTGGCAATCTCTACAAATGCCTTGTCGGAAAAATGATTCTGCGCCTCGACGACGGGCAGGTAGTGATGTCGGAAGTCGGCACAAACCGCAAGCCCTTTGTGGACGCCTCAAAACTCCGCATTTGCGACCCTGTGGACCCGCTCTTGCAGGACGTAGATCCCGAAAAAAACGGCGTCTATTTCGGCGACCCGTGGAACGAACCCTATCTCTATTTCTTCGACACAACCGCATATGTAACAAACGAAGGCAACACAAGCTGGCGTTCGCCGGGGTTTCTTTTGATTTCGAAGGGCGCGGACCAGAAAATCAAGGAGGTCGGCAACATGTACACAACGGGAATCATGCCCGACGACGAAACGTACAGAATGCCCGAGGAAAACCTCGACAACATCGTCTACGGGCGCGACGACTAA